From Saccharothrix espanaensis DSM 44229, the proteins below share one genomic window:
- a CDS encoding oleate hydratase, protein MYYSNGNYEAFARPRKPEGVDDKSAWFVGAGLASLAGAAFLIRDAQLPGHRITVLERLDLPGGALDGIKEPRKGFVIRGGREMENHFECLWDLFRSIPSLEVDGASVLDEFYWLNKDDPNSSLQRATVEQGQDAHTDGLFTLSDKAQKEIIRIFLATREEVEGKRIDEVFGEDFLKSNFWLYWRTMFAFEEWHSALEMKLYLHRFIHHIGGLPDFSALKFTKYNQYESLVLPLYKWLLAQGVVFHFGTEVTDVDFDITAERKQATRLRWVRDGADGGVDLSADDLLFMTIGSLTENSSNGDHHTPAKLDEGPAPAWDLWRRIAANDPSFGRPDVFGSHIPQTKWESATVTTVDRRIPEYIQKICKRDPFSGRVVTGGIVTAKDSSWLLSWTVNRQPHFKLQKPDEIVVWVYSLFVDTPGDFVPKTMQECTGEEITREWLYHLGVPVEEIPELAATGAKTVPVMMPYVTSFFMPRRAGDRPAVVPEGSVNFAFIGQFAETSRDCIFTTEYSVRTPMEAVYTLLDVDRGVPEVFGSTYDVRSLLAATSRLRDGKELHLPGPAVLRRWLLGKLDDTEVGELLTEFGLVPEKP, encoded by the coding sequence ATGTACTACAGCAACGGGAACTACGAGGCGTTCGCCCGACCGCGCAAACCCGAGGGCGTGGACGACAAGTCGGCGTGGTTCGTCGGCGCGGGCCTGGCCTCCCTGGCGGGCGCGGCGTTCCTGATCCGCGACGCGCAGCTGCCCGGTCACCGGATCACCGTCCTGGAGCGGCTGGACCTCCCCGGTGGCGCGCTCGACGGGATCAAGGAGCCCCGCAAGGGGTTCGTGATCCGCGGCGGCCGGGAGATGGAGAACCACTTCGAGTGCCTGTGGGACCTGTTCCGCTCGATCCCCTCGCTGGAGGTCGACGGCGCGAGCGTGCTCGACGAGTTCTACTGGCTCAACAAGGACGACCCGAACAGCTCGCTCCAGCGCGCCACCGTGGAGCAGGGGCAGGACGCGCACACCGACGGGCTGTTCACGTTGAGCGACAAGGCCCAGAAGGAGATCATCCGCATCTTCCTGGCCACCCGGGAGGAGGTGGAGGGCAAGCGCATCGACGAGGTGTTCGGCGAGGACTTCCTCAAGAGCAACTTCTGGCTGTACTGGCGGACCATGTTCGCGTTCGAGGAGTGGCACAGCGCGCTGGAGATGAAGCTGTACCTGCACCGCTTCATCCACCACATCGGCGGGCTGCCGGACTTCTCCGCGCTGAAGTTCACCAAGTACAACCAGTACGAGTCGCTGGTGCTGCCGCTGTACAAGTGGCTGCTGGCGCAGGGCGTGGTGTTCCACTTCGGCACCGAGGTGACCGACGTCGACTTCGACATCACCGCCGAGCGCAAGCAGGCGACCCGGCTGAGGTGGGTGCGCGACGGCGCGGACGGCGGCGTCGACCTCAGTGCCGACGACCTGCTGTTCATGACGATCGGCTCGCTCACCGAGAACTCCTCCAACGGCGACCACCACACGCCCGCGAAGCTCGACGAGGGCCCCGCGCCGGCGTGGGACCTGTGGCGGCGGATCGCGGCCAACGACCCGTCGTTCGGCCGGCCGGACGTGTTCGGCTCGCACATCCCGCAGACCAAGTGGGAGTCGGCGACCGTCACCACCGTGGACCGCCGGATCCCGGAGTACATCCAGAAGATCTGCAAGCGCGACCCGTTCAGCGGGCGGGTGGTGACCGGCGGCATCGTCACGGCCAAGGACTCCAGCTGGCTGCTGAGCTGGACGGTCAACCGGCAGCCGCACTTCAAGCTGCAGAAGCCGGACGAGATCGTGGTCTGGGTGTACTCGCTGTTCGTGGACACGCCGGGCGACTTCGTGCCCAAGACGATGCAGGAGTGCACCGGCGAGGAGATCACCCGGGAGTGGCTCTACCACCTGGGCGTGCCGGTCGAGGAGATCCCCGAGCTGGCCGCGACCGGCGCCAAGACCGTGCCGGTGATGATGCCCTACGTCACGTCGTTCTTCATGCCGCGCCGGGCGGGCGACCGGCCGGCGGTGGTGCCGGAGGGCTCGGTGAACTTCGCGTTCATCGGCCAGTTCGCGGAGACCAGCCGGGACTGCATCTTCACCACGGAGTACTCGGTGCGCACGCCGATGGAGGCCGTGTACACGCTGCTCGACGTGGACCGCGGCGTGCCGGAGGTGTTCGGGTCGACCTACGACGTGCGCTCGCTGCTGGCGGCGACCAGCAGGCTGCGCGACGGCAAGGAACTGCACCTGCCCGGTCCCGCCGTGCTGCGGCGGTGGCTGCTCGGCAAGCTCGACGACACCGAGGTCGGCGAGCTGCTGACCGAGTTCGGGCTGGTGCCCGAGAAGCCCTGA
- a CDS encoding 3-hydroxyacyl-CoA dehydrogenase, with the protein MPGLVRGGVAVVRPPGTFTDERTHCGGEGVGLLGTARVPVPGPPPHAGGVPGAVPGSPGALPARGKVDEVSDIKKVTVLGTGVLGSQIAFQTAYSGFDVVAYDIGEDVLEQARGRFAALVDTYRDEVPGAADGKAEEALTRITTTADLAEAAREADLVIEAVPEQPSIKQDVYQRLAAVAPERAVFATNSSTLLPSDLKDFTGRPDRFLALHFANRVWKFNTAEVMGTPDTDPAVVERVLAFAADIGMVPVPVRKEKAGYVLNSLLVPFLNAAAELAAGGYADPHDVDNVWRIATGAPMGPFQIYDIVGLNTPYNILSHGDEKARALAAWMKENYIDKGKLGVAAGEGFYKY; encoded by the coding sequence GTGCCGGGGCTGGTTCGCGGTGGAGTTGCGGTCGTCCGACCGCCCGGTACGTTCACCGACGAGCGCACCCACTGCGGCGGGGAGGGCGTCGGGCTCCTCGGTACCGCCAGGGTTCCCGTGCCGGGCCCGCCGCCGCACGCCGGCGGGGTGCCGGGTGCGGTTCCCGGCTCCCCCGGCGCACTGCCCGCGAGGGGAAAGGTGGACGAAGTGAGCGACATCAAGAAGGTCACCGTGCTGGGCACCGGCGTGCTGGGGTCCCAGATCGCCTTCCAGACCGCCTACAGCGGCTTCGACGTGGTCGCCTACGACATCGGCGAGGACGTGCTGGAGCAGGCCCGCGGGCGGTTCGCCGCGCTCGTGGACACCTACCGGGACGAGGTCCCCGGTGCCGCCGACGGCAAGGCCGAGGAGGCTCTGACCCGGATCACCACCACCGCCGACCTGGCCGAGGCCGCGCGGGAGGCGGACCTGGTGATCGAGGCGGTGCCGGAGCAGCCGTCGATCAAGCAGGACGTCTACCAGCGGCTCGCCGCCGTCGCGCCGGAGCGCGCGGTGTTCGCCACGAACTCCTCCACGCTGCTGCCCAGCGACCTCAAGGACTTTACCGGGCGGCCGGACCGGTTCCTCGCGCTGCACTTCGCCAACCGGGTGTGGAAGTTCAACACCGCCGAGGTGATGGGCACCCCGGACACCGACCCTGCCGTGGTCGAGCGGGTGCTGGCGTTCGCCGCCGACATCGGCATGGTGCCGGTGCCGGTGCGCAAGGAGAAGGCCGGGTACGTGCTGAACTCGCTGCTCGTCCCGTTTCTCAACGCCGCCGCCGAACTCGCCGCCGGCGGGTACGCCGACCCGCACGACGTGGACAACGTGTGGCGGATCGCGACCGGCGCGCCGATGGGGCCGTTCCAGATCTACGACATCGTCGGCCTGAACACGCCGTACAACATCCTCTCGCACGGCGACGAGAAGGCGCGCGCGCTCGCCGCGTGGATGAAGGAGAACTACATCGACAAGGGCAAGCTCGGCGTCGCGGCCGGCGAGGGCTTCTACAAGTACTGA
- the msrA gene encoding peptide-methionine (S)-S-oxide reductase MsrA yields MATVTEKAVLAGGCFWGMQDLFRRHPGVIATRVGYTGGDVPNATYRDHGTHAEAIEIEFDPALLAYRQVLEFFFQIHDPTTRDRQGNDIGTSYRSAIFYESDEQKRVAEATIADVDASGKWPAKVVTEVTQAGDFWVAEPEHQDYLERYPNGYTCHYVRPEWQLGER; encoded by the coding sequence ATGGCCACGGTGACCGAGAAGGCCGTCCTCGCGGGTGGCTGCTTCTGGGGGATGCAGGACCTGTTCCGCCGCCACCCGGGCGTGATCGCCACCCGGGTGGGCTACACCGGCGGTGACGTGCCGAACGCCACCTACCGCGACCACGGCACCCACGCCGAGGCCATCGAGATCGAGTTCGACCCGGCGCTGCTGGCCTACCGGCAGGTCCTGGAGTTCTTCTTCCAGATCCACGACCCGACGACCCGCGACCGCCAGGGCAACGACATCGGTACCAGCTACCGGTCGGCGATCTTCTACGAGAGCGACGAGCAGAAGCGGGTGGCCGAGGCGACCATCGCCGACGTCGACGCGTCCGGCAAGTGGCCCGCGAAGGTCGTCACCGAGGTCACCCAGGCGGGCGACTTCTGGGTGGCCGAGCCGGAGCACCAGGACTACCTGGAGCGTTACCCGAACGGGTACACCTGCCACTACGTGCGGCCGGAATGGCAGCTCGGCGAGCGCTGA
- a CDS encoding MOSC domain-containing protein codes for MAARRALTAEVVALHVSPVHAYEGRPADGPRPDPGPVSRDHVVVRAGLGLVGDRYFNHAAHRRAAVTVFAAESLEGVAAGLGLAAAPSPLLVRRNVVLRGFDVDGLARHDVFALDTGDGPVRFEAHRPANPCAWMDAVIAPGAFRAMRGRGGVRCVPLDDGVLRLGPVTVTV; via the coding sequence ATGGCAGCTCGGCGAGCGCTGACCGCCGAGGTCGTGGCGCTGCACGTCTCCCCGGTGCACGCCTACGAGGGGCGGCCGGCCGACGGGCCACGACCCGACCCGGGGCCGGTCTCGCGCGACCACGTCGTGGTCCGCGCGGGCCTCGGCCTGGTCGGCGACCGGTACTTCAACCACGCCGCCCACCGCCGGGCCGCCGTGACGGTCTTCGCCGCGGAGTCGCTGGAGGGCGTCGCCGCCGGGCTCGGCCTGGCCGCGGCCCCGAGCCCGCTGCTCGTGCGGCGCAACGTCGTGCTGCGCGGGTTCGACGTCGACGGGCTGGCGCGGCACGACGTGTTCGCCCTGGACACCGGCGACGGCCCGGTGCGCTTCGAGGCGCACCGGCCGGCCAACCCGTGCGCGTGGATGGACGCCGTGATCGCGCCCGGCGCGTTCCGGGCGATGCGCGGCCGGGGCGGCGTGCGGTGCGTCCCGCTGGACGACGGCGTGCTGCGGCTGGGCCCGGTCACCGTGACGGTGTGA
- a CDS encoding maleylpyruvate isomerase mycothiol-dependent enzyme family protein translates to MIRPVSADDLDRAASIVEDVLAAAVDRDWRAATGTGELNARDTAEHLGDCLLSYAAQLIATPPGRYVRFLAVADKDASAAEVLEFAVTGARILSSVVRTSPPTTRAHHPTGLADPAGFAAMGCVEVLVHGLDIARGLGLDLIAPADLCEPVVARMFPHTPAPDLDPWTHLLWATDRIAVPGRPAQTGWRWRGAPLDEDA, encoded by the coding sequence GTGATCAGGCCAGTGTCCGCCGACGACCTCGACCGCGCCGCCTCGATCGTGGAGGACGTGCTCGCGGCCGCCGTCGACCGTGACTGGCGCGCGGCGACCGGCACCGGCGAGCTGAACGCGCGCGACACCGCCGAACACCTCGGTGACTGCCTGCTGTCCTACGCCGCGCAGCTCATCGCGACACCGCCGGGCCGGTACGTCCGCTTCCTGGCCGTGGCAGACAAGGACGCCTCCGCCGCCGAGGTGCTGGAATTCGCGGTGACCGGCGCCCGGATCCTGTCCTCGGTGGTGCGCACGAGCCCACCGACCACGCGGGCCCACCACCCCACCGGCCTCGCCGACCCGGCGGGGTTCGCGGCGATGGGGTGTGTGGAGGTCCTGGTCCACGGCCTGGACATCGCGCGCGGCCTCGGTCTCGACCTCATAGCGCCCGCCGACCTGTGCGAACCGGTGGTGGCCCGGATGTTCCCGCACACCCCCGCCCCGGACCTCGACCCGTGGACCCACCTGCTGTGGGCCACCGACCGCATCGCCGTACCGGGCCGGCCCGCCCAGACCGGCTGGCGCTGGCGTGGCGCTCCGCTGGACGAGGACGCGTGA